The following proteins come from a genomic window of Streptomyces sp. GS7:
- a CDS encoding HoxN/HupN/NixA family nickel/cobalt transporter, which produces MTLSENSAMSTAEAVIPTTPLMRWERKDWIRTGGLLAAIAALHVVAFAILVMLVAPHHYTVGKQVFGLGLGVTAYTLGMRHAFDADHIAAIDNTTRKLMADGKRPLSVGFWFALGHSSIVLLLAGGIAAGAHVVTTLTDDNSSARQTLGLVGTSVSGGFLYLIAALNLLSLAGIYRVFKAMRAGQFDEHELEKHLDSRGFMNRILGRLTKSITRPGQMFPLGFLFGIGFDTATEVTLMVMAGSGAAAGLPWYAILCLPLLFAAGMSLFDTLDGTFMNFAYHWAFSNPVRKVYYNLTITGLSIAVAFLIGTIELVGVLHEQLGLDDAVTNWISGIDLNNVGFIIVGLFVAVWACALAYWRLAKVEHRWKPKAAEPN; this is translated from the coding sequence ATGACCCTGTCTGAAAACTCCGCCATGTCCACCGCAGAAGCGGTGATTCCGACCACACCGCTGATGCGGTGGGAGCGCAAGGACTGGATACGCACCGGCGGACTCCTGGCGGCGATAGCCGCGCTGCATGTCGTCGCCTTCGCGATCCTGGTGATGCTGGTCGCGCCGCACCACTACACCGTCGGCAAGCAGGTCTTCGGCCTCGGCCTGGGCGTCACCGCCTACACCCTGGGCATGCGGCACGCCTTCGACGCCGACCACATCGCGGCCATCGACAACACCACCCGCAAGCTGATGGCCGACGGCAAGCGTCCCCTCTCGGTGGGATTCTGGTTCGCCCTGGGGCACTCCTCCATCGTGCTCCTGCTCGCCGGAGGCATCGCCGCCGGAGCGCATGTCGTCACCACCTTGACCGACGACAACTCCAGTGCCCGACAGACCCTCGGCCTGGTCGGTACCAGCGTCTCCGGCGGCTTCCTCTATCTGATCGCCGCCCTCAACCTCCTCTCCCTGGCCGGCATCTACCGGGTCTTCAAGGCGATGCGCGCAGGCCAGTTCGACGAGCACGAACTGGAGAAGCACCTGGACTCCCGCGGCTTCATGAACCGCATCCTGGGCCGACTCACCAAGTCCATCACCCGCCCCGGCCAGATGTTCCCGCTCGGCTTCCTCTTCGGGATCGGCTTCGACACCGCCACCGAGGTCACCTTGATGGTGATGGCGGGCTCAGGCGCCGCCGCCGGGCTGCCCTGGTACGCGATCCTGTGCCTGCCGCTGCTGTTCGCCGCGGGCATGAGCCTGTTCGACACCCTCGACGGCACCTTCATGAACTTCGCCTACCACTGGGCGTTCTCCAACCCGGTGCGCAAGGTCTACTACAACCTCACCATCACCGGCCTGTCCATCGCGGTCGCCTTCCTCATCGGCACCATCGAACTGGTCGGCGTCCTCCACGAGCAACTCGGCCTCGACGACGCCGTCACCAACTGGATCTCCGGCATCGACCTGAACAACGTGGGCTTCATCATCGTCGGCCTGTTCGTGGCGGTCTGGGCCTGCGCACTGGCCTACTGGCGGTTGGCCAAGGTCGAACACCGCTGGAAGCCCAAGGCCGCGGAACCGAACTGA
- a CDS encoding helix-turn-helix transcriptional regulator: MDISIGPEIGDFLRSRRARIQPEEVGLPGHGRRRVPGLRREEVAQLAGVSVDYYIRLEQGRGPSVSDAVLDAIGRVLRLDDTEQEYLRRVARPTTRRPSATRGTPAGGHAPQKVRRGLRLLLDTIDKAPAFVLGRRMDVLAWNALGDALVGFSQMAPKDRNMPRQVFLNPRAHELYPDWPAVAAETVAHLRLDAGNHPQDAQLATLVGELSLASEDFRRLWADHQVKEKTYGAKRMTHPVVGELTMPYETLTVTGEPDQMLVVYPPEPGSQTEERLKLLASWAATPAV, from the coding sequence ATGGACATATCCATCGGCCCGGAAATCGGCGACTTCCTGCGCTCGCGGCGCGCCCGCATCCAGCCCGAGGAGGTCGGCCTGCCGGGGCACGGCAGGCGGCGGGTGCCGGGCCTGCGCCGCGAGGAGGTCGCCCAGCTCGCGGGCGTCAGCGTCGACTACTACATCCGCCTCGAACAGGGCCGCGGCCCCTCGGTGTCGGACGCCGTACTCGACGCCATCGGGCGCGTCCTGCGCCTCGACGACACCGAGCAGGAATACCTGCGCAGGGTGGCCAGGCCCACCACCCGCCGCCCCTCGGCCACGCGCGGCACGCCCGCCGGAGGGCACGCTCCCCAGAAGGTCCGCCGCGGCCTGCGCCTCCTGCTGGACACCATCGACAAGGCCCCGGCGTTCGTGCTCGGCCGACGTATGGACGTGCTCGCCTGGAACGCCCTGGGCGACGCCCTCGTCGGCTTCTCGCAGATGGCCCCCAAGGACCGCAACATGCCACGCCAGGTGTTCCTCAACCCGCGGGCGCATGAGCTGTACCCGGACTGGCCGGCGGTGGCCGCGGAGACGGTCGCCCATCTGCGCCTGGACGCGGGAAACCATCCGCAGGACGCGCAACTGGCCACGCTGGTGGGCGAGTTGTCATTGGCGAGCGAGGACTTCCGTCGACTGTGGGCGGACCACCAGGTCAAGGAGAAGACCTACGGGGCGAAGCGCATGACGCACCCCGTCGTCGGCGAACTCACCATGCCCTACGAGACGTTGACGGTGACGGGGGAGCCCGACCAGATGCTGGTGGTCTACCCGCCGGAGCCTGGGTCGCAGACGGAGGAGCGCCTGAAGCTGCTGGCCAGTTGGGCGGCGACACCGGCGGTGTGA
- a CDS encoding FAD-dependent oxidoreductase, with protein sequence MTDSVRPHHSHTTSVLISGAGIAGTALAYWLERYGFRVTVVERAPEPRAGGQAVDVRGSALHVVERMGLLQDVQARKTGLRGMSQVDADGRELRRTTERTLSGGPVDSPDVEILRDELCTLLRRAAGPGVEYLFGDSMRSLVQHEDGVQVHFTSGAERSFDLVVGADGLHSATRRLVFGPESDYLHPIGTYIAAWSAPNHLGLDRWEVFHGPCGDGVWGCMAMTVRDNAELRVFVGFHSDEPTERLLPRDTTEQKRLIAERCAGLRWEVPRFLKAMWETDAFHYDVVAQIRMDHWSRGRVALLGDAGYCPSPLTGQGTSVALTAAYVLAGELHAADGDHRAAYPAYEERLRDHVAANQALLDAGRALTATGDAGSGTDGGADSDPAGAAGFEEPAPETMAAFLAATAFDLPDY encoded by the coding sequence ATGACGGACAGCGTCCGACCACACCACTCGCACACGACCTCGGTCCTGATCTCCGGCGCAGGCATCGCCGGAACCGCCCTGGCCTACTGGCTGGAGCGCTACGGCTTCCGCGTCACGGTCGTCGAGCGCGCTCCGGAGCCGCGCGCCGGCGGGCAGGCGGTGGACGTGCGCGGCAGCGCCCTCCACGTCGTCGAACGGATGGGCCTGCTCCAGGACGTCCAGGCGCGCAAGACCGGCCTGCGGGGCATGTCCCAGGTCGATGCGGACGGCCGCGAGCTGCGCCGCACCACCGAGCGGACGCTCAGCGGCGGCCCCGTCGACAGCCCCGACGTGGAGATCCTCCGCGACGAGCTGTGCACCCTGCTGCGGCGGGCCGCCGGACCCGGCGTCGAGTACCTCTTCGGCGACTCGATGCGCAGCCTCGTTCAGCACGAGGACGGCGTCCAGGTCCACTTCACCAGCGGCGCCGAGCGTTCCTTCGACCTCGTCGTGGGCGCCGACGGCCTCCATTCGGCCACCCGCCGCCTGGTCTTCGGCCCCGAATCCGACTACCTGCACCCGATAGGCACCTACATCGCCGCGTGGAGCGCCCCCAACCACCTCGGCCTGGACCGCTGGGAGGTCTTCCACGGCCCCTGTGGCGACGGCGTGTGGGGATGCATGGCCATGACCGTACGGGACAACGCCGAGCTGCGCGTCTTCGTCGGCTTCCATTCCGACGAGCCGACCGAGCGGCTGCTGCCACGCGACACCACGGAGCAGAAGCGGCTGATCGCGGAGCGCTGCGCCGGGCTGCGGTGGGAAGTGCCGCGCTTCCTCAAGGCCATGTGGGAGACGGACGCCTTCCACTACGACGTGGTCGCGCAGATCCGGATGGACCATTGGTCACGCGGCCGTGTCGCGTTGCTCGGCGACGCCGGGTACTGCCCCTCGCCGCTCACCGGGCAGGGCACGAGTGTGGCGCTGACCGCGGCCTACGTGCTCGCCGGGGAACTGCACGCGGCCGACGGCGATCACCGGGCCGCCTACCCCGCCTACGAGGAGCGGCTACGCGACCACGTGGCCGCCAATCAGGCACTGCTCGACGCGGGCAGAGCCCTGACCGCCACCGGGGACGCGGGCTCGGGCACGGATGGCGGGGCCGACTCCGACCCCGCCGGCGCGGCGGGCTTCGAGGAGCCCGCCCCCGAGACCATGGCGGCCTTCCTCGCCGCCACGGCCTTCGACCTGCCGGACTACTGA
- a CDS encoding NADPH-dependent F420 reductase — translation MKIAVLGTGGGARAHIAKLAELGHEVHVGTRDPQATLARTDPDMMGNPPFKQFLADHPGVELHTFGDAAAAADGLVINGIDGHNAVAALSAIADRLTGKTLVDYAVPYIYDPDIERPWPTPWGVNPVLDPCDSDSLGEQIQRALPQTKIVKAFVTQEQATVVDPQAVGGGDHTMFVAGEDTNAKQQVTDLLRAYGWTDVLDLGPLVAARGMEMYAHMHGAIGIALGFGTHFGVKVVR, via the coding sequence ATGAAAATCGCTGTTCTCGGTACGGGTGGCGGCGCTCGCGCCCACATCGCCAAGCTCGCCGAACTCGGTCACGAGGTCCACGTCGGCACCCGTGACCCGCAGGCCACGCTGGCCCGCACGGATCCCGACATGATGGGCAACCCGCCCTTCAAGCAGTTCCTCGCCGACCACCCGGGCGTCGAACTGCACACCTTCGGCGACGCCGCGGCCGCCGCCGACGGCCTGGTGATCAACGGCATCGACGGCCACAACGCCGTGGCGGCCCTGTCCGCCATCGCCGACCGGCTCACCGGCAAGACCCTGGTCGACTACGCCGTGCCGTACATCTACGACCCGGACATCGAGCGCCCCTGGCCTACCCCATGGGGCGTCAACCCGGTCCTCGACCCCTGCGACAGTGACAGCCTGGGCGAGCAGATCCAGCGAGCCCTGCCGCAGACGAAGATCGTCAAGGCGTTCGTCACCCAGGAGCAGGCCACCGTCGTCGACCCGCAGGCCGTCGGCGGCGGCGACCACACGATGTTCGTCGCGGGCGAGGACACCAACGCCAAGCAGCAGGTCACCGACCTGCTGAGGGCTTACGGCTGGACCGACGTCCTCGACCTCGGTCCGCTGGTCGCCGCCCGCGGCATGGAGATGTACGCCCACATGCACGGCGCCATCGGCATCGCCCTCGGCTTCGGCACCCACTTCGGCGTCAAGGTCGTGCGCTGA
- a CDS encoding helix-turn-helix transcriptional regulator has translation MTSDMTARMLRLLSLLQTRREWSGADLAERLAVTVRTVRRDIDRLRELGYPVDSARGHAGGYRLAPGTDLPPLLLDDDEAVAIAVALRTAAGGLTGIEETALRALAKLEQVLPRRLRGQVTALQTSLDGIAWEDRGPRADPTLLATLAVACRDHEIVTFDYTTRRGATTSRRAEPCHLVDSGGLWYLLAHDTAKDDWRLFRLDRITGATPTGHRVPARAVPGNDPAGFVAGRLSSAPTRYRAVATVHASADRVRARTRGLATRIRPLDDATCRVDASDDHLPRIAQTLAGLDADYTLDADPDVLAHLRTAARRALRATA, from the coding sequence ATGACCAGCGACATGACGGCCCGCATGCTGCGACTGCTCTCCCTGCTGCAGACCCGGCGGGAGTGGTCCGGCGCCGACCTCGCCGAACGCCTGGCGGTCACCGTCCGCACCGTCCGCCGCGACATCGACCGACTGCGCGAACTCGGCTACCCCGTCGACAGCGCCCGCGGGCACGCCGGCGGCTACCGCCTCGCCCCCGGCACCGACCTCCCGCCCCTGCTCCTCGACGACGACGAAGCCGTCGCGATCGCCGTCGCCCTGCGCACCGCCGCCGGCGGCCTCACGGGTATCGAGGAGACCGCACTGCGGGCCCTGGCCAAGCTCGAACAGGTCCTCCCCCGCCGCCTGCGCGGACAGGTCACCGCGCTGCAGACCTCCCTGGACGGCATCGCCTGGGAGGACCGGGGGCCCCGTGCCGACCCGACCCTGCTGGCCACCCTCGCCGTCGCCTGCCGCGACCACGAGATCGTCACCTTCGACTACACCACCCGCCGCGGCGCCACCACGTCCCGCCGGGCAGAACCGTGCCACCTGGTCGACTCCGGCGGCCTGTGGTACCTCCTCGCCCACGACACCGCCAAGGACGACTGGCGCCTCTTCCGCCTCGACCGGATCACCGGCGCCACACCCACCGGCCACCGCGTCCCAGCCCGCGCGGTCCCCGGCAACGACCCCGCCGGCTTCGTCGCCGGCCGGCTCTCTTCCGCCCCCACCCGCTACCGCGCCGTCGCCACCGTCCACGCCTCCGCCGACCGCGTCCGCGCCCGCACCCGGGGCCTGGCCACCCGCATCCGGCCCCTCGACGATGCCACCTGCCGCGTCGACGCCTCGGACGACCACCTGCCCCGTATCGCCCAGACCCTCGCCGGCCTCGACGCCGACTACACCCTCGACGCCGACCCGGACGTCCTCGCCCACCTCCGCACCGCCGCCCGCCGCGCCCTGCGCGCCACCGCCTGA
- a CDS encoding VOC family protein: MTTKNDAPLNGKIVCQAIWARDGRALADFYATALGTTVTRTYPDEQGNEAAHAFFVNGAMYLFFTSESFTAPTWPEEQLPFHMDLSFPDVAAAEQRLLEMGATKPDHQPGGRYWTVLLDPSGQPFCIHGTQ; the protein is encoded by the coding sequence ATGACCACGAAGAACGACGCGCCCCTGAACGGCAAGATCGTCTGCCAGGCGATATGGGCCCGCGACGGACGGGCGCTGGCCGACTTCTACGCCACCGCCCTGGGCACCACGGTGACCCGGACCTACCCCGACGAGCAGGGCAACGAGGCCGCCCACGCCTTCTTCGTGAACGGCGCGATGTACCTCTTCTTCACGTCCGAGTCCTTCACCGCGCCCACCTGGCCCGAGGAGCAACTGCCCTTCCACATGGACCTCTCCTTCCCCGACGTCGCGGCGGCGGAGCAGCGGCTGCTGGAGATGGGCGCCACCAAGCCCGACCACCAGCCCGGCGGCCGGTACTGGACCGTCCTGCTGGACCCCTCCGGCCAGCCCTTCTGCATCCACGGCACCCAGTGA
- the argG gene encoding argininosuccinate synthase encodes MSKVLTSLPAGERVGIAFSGGLDTSVAVAWMRDKGAIPCTYTADIGQYDEPDIASVPGRAKTYGAEIARLVDCRAALVEEGLAALTCGAFHIRSGGRAYFNTTPLGRAVTGTLLVRAMLEDDVQIWGDGSTFKGNDIERFYRYGLLANPQLRIYKPWLDADFVTELGGRKEMSEWLLAHDLPYRDSTEKAYSTDANIWGATHEAKTLEHLDNGVETVEPIMGVRFWDPEVEILTEDVTIGFDQGRPVTINGKEFDSPVDLVMEANAVGGRHGMGMSDQIENRIIEAKSRGIYEAPGMALLHAAYERLVNAIHNEDTLAQYHNEGRRLGRLMYEGRWLDPQALMVRESLQRWVGAAVTGEVTLRLRRGEDYSILDTTGPAFSYHPDKLSMERTEDSAFGPVDRIGQLTMRNLDIADSRAKLEQYAGLGLIGTANPAIGAAQAAATGLIGSMPEGGAEAIASRGKVSADEEMLDRAAMEFGTD; translated from the coding sequence ATGTCTAAGGTCCTCACCTCCCTTCCCGCCGGCGAGCGCGTCGGCATCGCCTTCTCGGGCGGCCTCGACACCTCCGTCGCGGTCGCGTGGATGCGCGACAAGGGCGCCATCCCGTGCACCTACACCGCCGACATCGGCCAGTACGACGAGCCCGACATCGCCTCGGTGCCCGGCCGCGCGAAGACCTACGGCGCCGAGATCGCGCGCCTGGTCGACTGCCGTGCGGCGCTGGTCGAGGAGGGCCTGGCCGCGCTCACCTGCGGGGCGTTCCACATCCGCTCGGGCGGGCGTGCCTACTTCAACACCACGCCGCTCGGCCGCGCCGTCACGGGCACCCTCCTGGTACGGGCGATGCTCGAGGACGACGTGCAGATCTGGGGCGACGGCTCGACCTTCAAGGGCAACGACATCGAGCGGTTCTACCGCTACGGCCTGCTCGCCAACCCGCAGCTGCGGATCTACAAGCCCTGGCTGGACGCGGACTTCGTGACCGAGCTCGGCGGCCGCAAGGAAATGTCGGAGTGGCTGCTCGCCCACGACCTGCCCTACCGCGACAGCACGGAGAAGGCGTACTCCACCGACGCCAACATCTGGGGCGCCACTCACGAGGCCAAGACCCTGGAGCACCTGGACAACGGCGTGGAGACCGTGGAGCCGATCATGGGCGTGCGGTTCTGGGACCCCGAGGTCGAGATCCTCACCGAGGACGTCACCATCGGCTTCGACCAGGGCCGGCCGGTGACGATCAACGGCAAGGAGTTCGACTCCCCCGTCGACCTGGTGATGGAGGCCAACGCCGTCGGCGGGCGACACGGCATGGGCATGTCGGACCAGATCGAGAACCGGATCATCGAGGCCAAGAGCCGCGGCATCTACGAGGCGCCCGGGATGGCCCTGCTGCACGCGGCGTACGAGCGCCTGGTCAACGCGATCCACAACGAGGACACCCTCGCCCAGTACCACAACGAGGGCCGGCGCCTGGGCCGGCTGATGTACGAGGGCCGCTGGCTGGACCCGCAGGCGCTGATGGTGCGCGAGTCGCTGCAGCGCTGGGTCGGCGCGGCCGTCACCGGCGAGGTGACGCTGCGGCTGCGGCGCGGTGAGGACTACTCGATCCTCGACACCACGGGCCCGGCGTTCAGCTACCACCCGGACAAGCTGTCCATGGAGCGCACCGAGGACTCGGCGTTCGGCCCGGTGGACCGGATCGGCCAGCTCACCATGCGCAACCTCGACATCGCCGACTCGCGCGCCAAGCTGGAGCAGTACGCCGGCCTCGGCCTGATCGGCACCGCCAACCCCGCCATCGGTGCCGCCCAGGCGGCGGCGACCGGGCTGATCGGCAGCATGCCGGAGGGCGGCGCCGAGGCCATCGCCTCCCGCGGCAAGGTCTCCGCCGACGAGGAGATGCTGGACCGCGCCGCGATGGAGTTCGGCACGGACTGA
- a CDS encoding ArsR/SmtB family transcription factor, giving the protein MHLVPPDRAHQRAIDHHTVCDAIEGIGDRGQVCTWSERFALLADPGRLSLLLAVHRAGPIAVSDLALATGIRDTAVSQALRLLRASGAVHAAKDGRIVRYSLCDPEIARLLDAMPTAATAPPPA; this is encoded by the coding sequence ATGCACTTGGTTCCGCCGGACCGCGCACATCAACGCGCCATTGACCACCACACCGTGTGCGATGCCATCGAAGGCATCGGCGACCGCGGCCAGGTATGCACCTGGTCCGAGCGCTTCGCCCTGCTCGCGGATCCCGGCCGCCTCTCGCTGCTCCTCGCCGTGCACCGGGCCGGCCCCATCGCGGTCTCCGACCTGGCGCTCGCCACCGGCATCCGGGACACCGCGGTCTCCCAGGCACTGCGGTTGCTCCGCGCGTCCGGCGCGGTCCACGCGGCCAAGGACGGCCGCATCGTCCGGTACAGCCTGTGCGACCCCGAGATCGCACGCCTCCTCGATGCCATGCCCACGGCCGCCACGGCGCCCCCACCCGCCTGA
- a CDS encoding SDR family oxidoreductase → MSYDTLTGRTAVVTGAASGMGEATARLLASHGVRVALLARRADRLTELATGIEADGGQALAVATDVTDADSVDAAVERVHAAYGEVDLVVNAAGVMLPNPVTDGRADEWQRMLDTNVAGALRVIRAFTPDLIAVAAAGRTADLVNISSIGAHVPFPNYAVYGATKAALTYLSQSLRTELGPRDVRVTNIEPGLTDTELGGHIDNAELSGQLDGMFDALIGLSADDIADLIAYTTSRARHVNLRQAIVLPTRQA, encoded by the coding sequence ATGTCGTACGACACCCTCACCGGCCGCACCGCCGTCGTCACCGGAGCCGCCAGTGGCATGGGCGAGGCCACCGCCCGGTTGCTCGCCTCGCACGGCGTGCGGGTGGCGCTGCTGGCCCGCCGCGCCGATCGGCTCACCGAGCTGGCCACCGGGATCGAGGCGGACGGCGGGCAGGCTCTCGCGGTGGCCACCGACGTCACGGACGCGGACTCCGTGGATGCGGCGGTGGAGCGGGTGCACGCCGCGTACGGCGAGGTCGACCTGGTGGTCAATGCGGCAGGCGTGATGCTGCCGAACCCCGTCACCGACGGCCGCGCCGACGAGTGGCAGCGCATGCTGGACACGAACGTGGCCGGCGCCCTGCGCGTCATCCGCGCGTTCACCCCGGACCTGATCGCGGTGGCGGCCGCGGGCCGGACGGCGGACCTGGTGAACATCTCGTCGATCGGAGCCCACGTCCCGTTCCCCAACTACGCGGTGTACGGGGCGACGAAGGCCGCTCTGACCTACCTCTCGCAGTCCCTGCGCACCGAGCTGGGCCCGCGCGACGTCCGTGTCACCAACATCGAACCCGGGCTCACGGACACGGAGTTGGGCGGCCACATCGACAACGCGGAGCTGTCCGGCCAGCTGGACGGCATGTTCGACGCGCTGATCGGCCTGTCGGCGGACGACATCGCGGACCTGATCGCCTACACGACGAGCCGCGCCCGCCATGTGAACCTGCGCCAGGCGATCGTGCTGCCGACGCGCCAGGCATGA
- a CDS encoding Fur family transcriptional regulator produces the protein MSDLLERLRGRGWRMTAQRRVVAEVLDGEHVHLTADEVLARATARLPEISRATVYNTLGELVSLGEVVEVATDGRAKRYDPNAHRPHHHLVCSRCGAIRDVHPDGDPLADLPPSERFGFTVSGVEMTYRGLCPDCT, from the coding sequence ATGAGTGACCTGCTGGAACGGCTTCGCGGACGTGGCTGGCGGATGACCGCCCAACGCCGGGTCGTCGCCGAGGTTCTCGACGGCGAGCACGTCCACCTGACCGCGGACGAGGTGCTCGCGCGCGCCACCGCCCGGCTACCGGAGATCTCCCGCGCGACGGTCTACAACACCCTCGGTGAACTGGTCTCGCTCGGCGAGGTGGTCGAGGTGGCCACCGACGGCCGCGCCAAGCGCTACGACCCGAACGCACACCGTCCGCACCACCACCTGGTGTGCTCGCGCTGCGGCGCCATCCGCGACGTCCACCCCGACGGCGACCCCCTGGCCGATCTGCCCCCTTCCGAGCGGTTCGGCTTCACCGTCTCCGGCGTCGAGATGACCTACCGGGGCCTGTGCCCCGACTGCACCTGA
- a CDS encoding winged helix DNA-binding domain-containing protein gives MTVLPRVTAAQRRARLVRRHLLAPSVRERSAEAVALALVGLHATDPATVFLAAAARMHAPTAAAIDHSLYDVPNGAPALERIRCMRRTMFVVPARLAPAVRSATVRDPQRHRAETLTHLRQALGWDAPRYQAVERAALAAITARGRATAVQLAADVPELSERIVTFPGKPYESRQRAGTSVLGVLAAEGRIRRDRPAGSWTSAQFHRAPARPLPHMPTTQAKTALARHYLSAFGPVTVDDLKWWTGWNLTDTRKALAATGAQAVDLDEGTGYLLPEDLDTTRVEPEPEPAAALLPGLDPTPMGWRHRDWYLDPDHTKALFDRNGNIGPTIWWHGRVVGAWAQHPDGHINHHLLTDPGSEARAAVESEIGRLTAFLDGTRITPCYRTPLERRLATHR, from the coding sequence ATGACCGTCCTGCCCCGTGTCACCGCCGCCCAGCGCCGCGCCCGCCTCGTCCGCCGTCACCTTCTCGCGCCGTCCGTGCGCGAGAGGTCGGCCGAGGCGGTGGCGCTGGCCCTGGTCGGCCTGCACGCCACCGACCCCGCCACCGTCTTCCTCGCCGCGGCGGCCCGCATGCACGCCCCGACCGCCGCCGCCATCGACCACTCCCTCTACGACGTCCCCAACGGCGCCCCGGCGCTGGAGCGCATACGGTGCATGCGCCGCACCATGTTCGTCGTCCCGGCCCGCCTGGCCCCGGCCGTACGGTCGGCGACCGTACGCGACCCGCAGCGCCACCGTGCCGAGACCCTCACGCACCTGCGCCAGGCGCTCGGCTGGGACGCACCCCGCTACCAGGCAGTGGAGCGAGCCGCGCTGGCGGCGATCACGGCCCGGGGGCGGGCCACCGCCGTTCAACTCGCCGCCGACGTACCGGAATTGAGTGAGCGGATCGTCACCTTCCCCGGCAAGCCCTACGAGTCCCGGCAGCGTGCCGGCACATCGGTCCTGGGCGTACTCGCCGCCGAGGGACGCATCCGCCGGGACCGCCCGGCCGGCTCGTGGACGTCCGCGCAGTTCCACAGGGCGCCGGCCCGCCCCCTGCCGCACATGCCCACCACCCAGGCGAAGACCGCACTGGCCCGTCACTACCTCTCTGCGTTCGGCCCCGTCACCGTGGACGATCTGAAGTGGTGGACCGGCTGGAACCTCACCGACACCCGCAAGGCCCTCGCCGCCACCGGTGCCCAGGCCGTCGACCTCGACGAAGGCACCGGCTACCTCCTGCCCGAAGACCTCGACACCACCCGCGTCGAGCCCGAGCCCGAGCCCGCGGCAGCCCTGCTGCCCGGCCTCGACCCCACGCCCATGGGCTGGCGGCACCGCGACTGGTACCTCGACCCGGACCACACCAAGGCCCTCTTCGACCGCAACGGCAACATCGGCCCCACCATCTGGTGGCACGGCCGGGTCGTCGGCGCCTGGGCCCAACACCCCGACGGGCACATCAACCACCATCTCCTCACCGACCCCGGATCCGAGGCCCGCGCAGCCGTGGAGTCGGAGATCGGCCGTCTGACCGCGTTCCTCGACGGCACCCGCATCACGCCCTGCTACCGCACCCCCCTCGAACGCCGGCTCGCCACCCACCGCTGA